GATCTTCGTCGGCTCCGTCTGCTCCGCGAGCTCGAGGAACGAGGGACCCTGGGCGCGGTGGCCTTGGCTCTCGGCTACAGCCCTTCCTCGGTGTCCCAGCAGTTGAGCGTTCTGGAGAAGGACGTCGGCGCGCGCCTGCTCGAGAAGGCCGGCCGTGGTGTGCGGCTCACCGACGCCGGGCGTCTGCTCGCACAGCACGCCCGAGTCCTGTTGGCAGCAGCCGAGGCGGCGTCAGCCGATCTGGCGGCGCTGGGCGGTGAGGTGCGGGGCACCGTGCGCGCCGGCGGTCTGCAGTCAGCGGCTCGCCGCCTGCTGGTTCCCGCAGTGGCCCGCATGATGGTCGAGCACCCGCAGGTACGCACCGAGGTCTCCGAGCTCGAGCTCGAACAGGCGTTACCAGGACTGCGGCTCGGGGCGGTCGACCTGGTGATCAGCGACGAGTACGACGGTCACCCACGCCCCCGGCCGGCAGGGCTGCGGTTCACGCTACTCCACGAGGAGCCACTGAAACTGGTCCTGTCACCCGGGCATCGGCTGGCCAAGCATGGAGGACCTATCGCATTGTCGACGCTGCGGGATGAGGTCTGGGTTGCCTCCGATGCGGGCACCGGCCATCACGACATGGTCGTGGGAAGCTGCCGGTCCATCGGCGGCTACGAACCCGACGTGCGGCACCGGTCCAGCGACGCGGACGTCCAGCTCGAACTCGTGCGCACCACCGGAGCCGTCGCGCTACTGCCGGCGCTGACACTGCCCGCGGCCGACCCAGCCCTTGCGGTCCGTGACGTCGCCGAGGAGAAGCTCGGACGTCGACTGGTCGTTGTCCTCCGAGACGGCCCCGCTGCCCCCGCGCTCGCGGCCTTCCTGGCCGTCGTGACTGATCAGGCCCGCAATCTAGCGCAGAACCCGAAGACTGAACGGCATGAGGAAGCTGGGTAGCTCGTAAGGCGGTGCGAAACCGCCGCCGAGCCTCCTTCCAGCTCTTGCCACGCCTATCGAAGTTCGATAGCTTCCCATCGCAACTCGATGGAAGGATGGGCCATGGGAAAGCTGACAGTGGGTGCGCTGCGCGCCGTGCTCGTGGTGGTGCTCGCCGGCACCGTGTTCGTGCAGGCATTGATGGTGTGGGCGTTGGCCACCGACCCGGAGGACGGGTCGCTTCCGCTGACCCCGCTGCGCGTGATCACGATCCTGGGCATGGTGTCGGTCCAGGTCGCCCTGGTCTGCGTATGGCGGCTGGTGACGATGGTGCGACGCGGAACCGTGTTCTCCCACGCCGCCTTCCGGTACGTGGACGTCGTGATCGGCGCGATCGTGGCGGCGGCCCTCGTGTGGTTCGCGGTCACGATCCTCAATGCTCCGGGCCAGCGGGCCGACCCCGGCATCACCGTCATCATGGGCGGGGTTGGCGTGGCCATCCTGGGGGTCGCGCTCATCGTGCTCGTGCTGCGGATGCTGCTCGCCCAGGCCGTCGCGCGCGACGTCGAAGCGGCGCAGATGCAGGCCGAGTTGGACGAGGTGATCTGATGCCGATCGCCGTCGACATCGACGTGATGCTGGCCAGGCGGAAGATGTCCGTGGGCGAGCTCGCGGACCGCGTCGGGATCACGCCCGCCAACCTGGCGGTACTCAAGAACGGCCGCGCCAAAGCGGTGCGCTTCGCGACGCTCGCCGCGCTCTGCGAGGTGCTCAAGTGCCAGCCGGGCGACCTGCTGCGCTGGGAGGCCGAGGACGCCGCGGGCGAATGACGTGCCCCAGGGCGGGCGTGGAAACGCCTGGCACCACCGGCCCGTGACACGGCTAGGCGTCTTCTGTGGATAGACGACTGGCGGAATCAGCCCTCGTCACGGTGTCCTCCGGTGCACGCCGGGTGAGCACCAAGGGGGCGTCCTCGGTGATGGCGATCGTGTGCTCGGAGTGGGCCGTGCGTGAGCCGTCGGCCGACCGGATGGTCCAGCCGTCGGCGTCATAGACGATCCGGTCGGTCGTGCGGGCGAACCAGGGTTCGAGCGCGAGGGTCAGGCCCGGCCGGAGCGTGAGGCCGCGCCCTGCCCGGCCCTTGTTCGAAACGTGGGGCTCCTCGTGCATGGTGCGGCCGAGGCCGTGGCCACCGAACTCGGTGTTGACCGGATAGCCGTAGTCGTGGGCTACCGCCCAGATGGCCGCCGAGATGTCACCCAGGCGGTTGCCCGGACGCGCCATCTCGATCGCCGCCTCCAACGCTTCCTCGGTGGCGCGGATGATCCGCAGGTCCTCCTCGGCGGCGGTCCCGACGACGACCGTGCGCGCCGAGTCGGCCACCCAGCCGTCGACGCTGACCGCGAGGTCCGCGCTGAGTACGTCGCCGTCACGCAGCGTGTAGTCGTGGGGTAGGCCGTGCAGGACGGCGTCGTTGACCGACAGGCAGATGACGTTGCGGAACGGGCCGCGTCCAAAGGACGGCGCGTAGTCCCAGTAGCACGACTCCGCCCCGCGCCGTTTGATCATGCCGCGCACGTGGTGTTCCAGGTCCAGGAGGTTGACGCCCACGTCGGCGAGCTGGCCGACCTCGGAGAGCACCTCGGCGACGAAACGCCCGGCCACGTGCATGCATTGGATCTCCGCAGGCGTCTTCAGTTCAATCACGAATACCTCGCGTCACAGGGCATTGGTATAGTTATACCGGCACGCTAACACTTGCCGGTATAGTAATACCAGCCATATCCTGGGAGCATGGTCCGCCAACCGCTCACACCTGAGCAGATCGAAGCCGGCAGGCGTCTCGGCGCCCTGCTGCGCCACGCGCGAGCGGGACGCGACCTGGCGGAGGTCGCGCATGCGGCTGGCATCTCGCCGGAAACCCTGCGCAAGATCGAGACCGGACGACTACCCTCTCCCGGATTTGGCACGATCATCTGCCTCGGTGAGGCGCTCAACCTGCCGGTTCAGGAGTTGGCAGCCACCTGGCGTGGCAGCGACCTACCGCTGGAAGCCGTCTCGTAGCCGCTGCTCCACCCGTCCACGGACTCGGCGTGCGTCGGCGTCAGCCGACCCGCCAACCGGCCGGGTCGACACCGCCGGGCACCGGCGCCGCCGGGCCGTAGGGCTGCCGGGTGAAGACGAAGGTGCCGAGATCAAGGTGGCTCACCGCGTGGCGAGCCGGTGGACCAGCGCACGTCTGGTATCGGGTAGCAGGTCCGTCTGGATCGGCGACATGCGGGCAAACCTACCGGGCCGTCGCACGGCCCGGAGCGGTCGGACGTCGGTGACGGGTTCGAGACCGGCAGATCCGCGCCGGACCGTACTGAGCAGGTGGTCAGGCGGTCCAGACCGGGTACCCGGCGGCCAGGGCGGCGGCCTGGTACGCCGGCGGCACGGTGTCCTCGGCGACCACCTCCACCGGCCACTTCTCCTGCAGCGAGGTCCACAGGCTGGACGTCAGGCCGGAGTGCGCCTTGAGTTCGTCCGTGCCCTCGGCCACCGGCAGCACGTACACCCACGTCGGTCCGTTGGGGGCGCCGTCGAAGGAATCGCGCCAGGCCCGACGCAGCCGCTGACCGCCGTGCCGCGGGGCCTCCGCGGACAGGAGGCTGTCCGCCCGGGACGGGTCGGGGGCGGTGGCCGGGCCGGTCGAGCTGAACCGGTACGGCGGCGATGACAGCTCGGCGACGACCGGCACGTTGCGCAGGTCCGGGCTGTCCGGGTCGCCGAGGAAGGAGCGGATCAGGTCGTGTTCCTCGGCGGTGATGCCCACGTGCTCGTACGCCAGGTTGAGCAGGAGGGTCGCGTCGGCGAGGTCCCACTCACCCGCGGCGTACTGGTCGCGCACGGCGCCCAGGGTGTCGTCGGACAGCCGGCCGGCGAGCCGGGCGCATACCTCGGTGACCGCCGCGTAGGTCTTCTCATCCATGGCGCTCACTTCTTCTTGTAGTCGCCGAGCACGGTGGTGGTGACGTTGCCCTGGGCGTCCTGGACCACCCTGACGATCTTGTTGCCCTTCGGGCCCTCCCACGTCCAGCTGCCGTCGCCGCCGACGTCAGGGTGACTGTAGCGGGGCGGATTGCTCATCGGCACGCCCTTGGGGGCGGGATTCGGCGCGGACGGGTTCGTGATGACGCCCGGGTCGTTGCCGTTCGGCGGGTAGGCCGTGCGGATCTCGCCGTTGGCCAGCACGGTCGTCTTGACCTCGACGCCGTCGACCCGACCCGTGTAGTCGTACGCCCACGCGGGATTGCCGTCAGCGTCCTTGGTCAGGTACGGCCCCTTCGCCGGCGGCCCCTGCTGCGTCACCTGGTGCGCCGCGTCGAGGATCTTCGGCCCGTCCCAGTCCTTCGGGAACTCCGTCTTCTTCGAGAAGCCGGTGCCCGCGAGGTGGCCACCCTGCCGCCCGCCGTCCCCCTCGAGGATGTGCTGCCTGGATGCGTCGCTGTGGTGGATGTCGTCCGCGCCGGGCGGCGCGGTCGGCTTGACGGACGGGTCGACCGTGCCGGGCTTCTGGGGGTTCTGGGTTCCCTGGTCGGACCCGCCCGGGCGACCCGCTTGCGCCTCCTGGGCGACGGTGTCCTGGGCCTGGCTGACGTTCTTGGGTACGTCGGTGGTGCTGCGCCGCCGACCTGAGGGGCTGCCGTTCTCGCCGTCGCCGTCACCGTCGCCCCGGGGGTGGGGCGGGTTCGGACCGTCGCCGTGCCCGCTACCGTGCGGCGTCTTGGGTCTCGCCATCGTCGGGTCAGCCGTCCAGGAGCTCGGAGAGGTTGGTCAGGCTGGTGATCAGGGCCATGACGTAGGTCAGGATGCGCCCGGCCCACTTGACGACGGCCGCCGCGATCTGCGAGGCGATCACCGGAATCGTGACCACGAAGATCGCCTCGACCGCCCACACGATGACGCGCGCGACCAGGTCGGCGATGAGGTCCCGGACGATGTCGCGGGTGAACATCACCAGGTTGTCGGCGGCCTGGGTGGCGGCGGCCATCGCGGCGGAGATCCCGCCGAGCCCGTTTATCGCCTCCACGTTGTGTTCCATCAGGTTGTGGTACGCGGTGGCGGCCCGCCCCTGCCAGTGCGGCATGTCCCCGTCCACGTAGGACTTGAGGTCGCTGGCCATGCTCTGCAGCGCGGCGGCCATGTTGTCCCAGGTGGCCGCATGGGAGGCCACCACGTCGGGCATGCCGGTGAGTTCGTCGAGGACCTGGCGCAGCGGCTCGAAGTACTCCATCGCCCAGCCCAGCCCGTTGGCGAGCAGCGCGCTGAAGGGATCCATCACGGTCGCGGCGACCTCGATGCCCAACGACGCGCCCGCGATCAGGTCGTCGACCCAGCCCTCGCTGTGGATGGCGTCGACCAGCCCCTGAACGCTGTCGGCCAGCGCCGCCCCGGTCCACGGCCTGCGGGTCGACTGGACGTCGGCGATCAGCGACGTGTCGCTCATTGCGCCGACCTCGTCAGCCCGCCACCCGCCTTGCGGATCGTGTCGTCGGCGTCGAGGTCGGCGTTGTCGTAGTTGTCGGCGGTCGTGCGCAGGCCCTTCGCGACCAGTGACAGGTTCTCCTCCACGTACGCGATGAGCTCGTCCTGCCGCTTGTGCCGGCCCTCCAGCACCGCGGAGATCCACCCGCAGAGCAGCCCGTACGCCGAGTCGTCCTGCGCGATGTGGGCGCTGGCGGTCTTGACCGCGTCGAAGCGCCCCCTCAGCAGGTCGAGGTTGCGGGCGTGCGTGCGGATCTGCTCCGCGTCGACCTCGAAACCGTCGGCCACGCCGTCACCACCGCCCGTACCGGTCGTCGGAGCCGGCCGCGGGGGGATCGGCGTCGCGCAGCTGCTGTCCCACCCGCTCGGCGACCGCGCGGGCCGCGGCCGACTCGGTGCCGACGGTGTCGGCGATGATCTCCTGCGTGCGGTCGGCCAGTTGCCGCCGGGCGGCCCGGATCGTGTCCATGATCGTTCTGGCGACGACGTCCGGCGCGACCCGGTGGATCCGCTGCCCCAACCGCAGGTCGACCAGGGCCCCGGTGGAGTCGATCGTGACCTCGGTCAGACCGTTGATGTCGGCCAGCATGACCCGCACCTCCTGGAGGCGGTCACTCATCGCCTTGGTGTCGGCCGCGAGCTGGTTGATCCGACCCTTCCACGCGGCGAGCCGTTGCACCGCGCCGTCCGGGTCGAGCAAGCCTCCCCCGTCTGGCACGCCGACCCCCTTGTGTCCCTGCGCGGTCACAAATCGTGATCTTCGATAACCGAGGAAGATTAACATGGAGCGCGCCGGCGCAGGGTCCACATCGGATCCCGTGCCGGGCGGGAGTGGAGACCATGACCACGGCACCCCAGTTGCTCGCCTTCGGCGGCGTGATCGTGCTCGGCGCCATCACCGCGGCCTGGTTCTTCGCCGTGGCGAGCCTGGTGGCCGCGCTGCGCCGGCTGATCTCCCGGTCGGCCGTGCGACGTGCCGCCGACGGGCTGAGCGGTGTCGTGCTCATCGGCCTGGGCGTCCGGCTCGCCCTCACCACCGCGAGGTAGACCGCCGGTCGATGAGCTGCCAGCGTTGCGCGGGCTAGGGTCCGGAGCATGAGCCTGCATCCCCGCGTCGTCACCGACGACTTCCCGGCCACCCTGCGTTTCTGGGCCGGTCTGCTCGGCGAGCCGGAGAAGGTGATCGCCGAGGTCGAGTACGCCAGCTTCGATCAGGGCGGCCAGACCGTGCTCGCCCTGCTGGGCCGGCGGGCCGCCGAGGCGGTGCTGCCGGTGGGCC
This sequence is a window from Micromonospora sp. NBRC 110009. Protein-coding genes within it:
- a CDS encoding LysR family transcriptional regulator; protein product: MVTLDLRRLRLLRELEERGTLGAVALALGYSPSSVSQQLSVLEKDVGARLLEKAGRGVRLTDAGRLLAQHARVLLAAAEAASADLAALGGEVRGTVRAGGLQSAARRLLVPAVARMMVEHPQVRTEVSELELEQALPGLRLGAVDLVISDEYDGHPRPRPAGLRFTLLHEEPLKLVLSPGHRLAKHGGPIALSTLRDEVWVASDAGTGHHDMVVGSCRSIGGYEPDVRHRSSDADVQLELVRTTGAVALLPALTLPAADPALAVRDVAEEKLGRRLVVVLRDGPAAPALAAFLAVVTDQARNLAQNPKTERHEEAG
- a CDS encoding DUF2975 domain-containing protein; translation: MGKLTVGALRAVLVVVLAGTVFVQALMVWALATDPEDGSLPLTPLRVITILGMVSVQVALVCVWRLVTMVRRGTVFSHAAFRYVDVVIGAIVAAALVWFAVTILNAPGQRADPGITVIMGGVGVAILGVALIVLVLRMLLAQAVARDVEAAQMQAELDEVI
- a CDS encoding helix-turn-helix domain-containing protein, which translates into the protein MPIAVDIDVMLARRKMSVGELADRVGITPANLAVLKNGRAKAVRFATLAALCEVLKCQPGDLLRWEAEDAAGE
- the map gene encoding type I methionyl aminopeptidase, whose product is MIELKTPAEIQCMHVAGRFVAEVLSEVGQLADVGVNLLDLEHHVRGMIKRRGAESCYWDYAPSFGRGPFRNVICLSVNDAVLHGLPHDYTLRDGDVLSADLAVSVDGWVADSARTVVVGTAAEEDLRIIRATEEALEAAIEMARPGNRLGDISAAIWAVAHDYGYPVNTEFGGHGLGRTMHEEPHVSNKGRAGRGLTLRPGLTLALEPWFARTTDRIVYDADGWTIRSADGSRTAHSEHTIAITEDAPLVLTRRAPEDTVTRADSASRLSTEDA
- a CDS encoding helix-turn-helix domain-containing protein — protein: MVRQPLTPEQIEAGRRLGALLRHARAGRDLAEVAHAAGISPETLRKIETGRLPSPGFGTIICLGEALNLPVQELAATWRGSDLPLEAVS
- a CDS encoding EndoU domain-containing protein is translated as MARPKTPHGSGHGDGPNPPHPRGDGDGDGENGSPSGRRRSTTDVPKNVSQAQDTVAQEAQAGRPGGSDQGTQNPQKPGTVDPSVKPTAPPGADDIHHSDASRQHILEGDGGRQGGHLAGTGFSKKTEFPKDWDGPKILDAAHQVTQQGPPAKGPYLTKDADGNPAWAYDYTGRVDGVEVKTTVLANGEIRTAYPPNGNDPGVITNPSAPNPAPKGVPMSNPPRYSHPDVGGDGSWTWEGPKGNKIVRVVQDAQGNVTTTVLGDYKKK
- a CDS encoding WXG100 family type VII secretion target is translated as MSDTSLIADVQSTRRPWTGAALADSVQGLVDAIHSEGWVDDLIAGASLGIEVAATVMDPFSALLANGLGWAMEYFEPLRQVLDELTGMPDVVASHAATWDNMAAALQSMASDLKSYVDGDMPHWQGRAATAYHNLMEHNVEAINGLGGISAAMAAATQAADNLVMFTRDIVRDLIADLVARVIVWAVEAIFVVTIPVIASQIAAAVVKWAGRILTYVMALITSLTNLSELLDG
- a CDS encoding type VII secretion target, with product MADGFEVDAEQIRTHARNLDLLRGRFDAVKTASAHIAQDDSAYGLLCGWISAVLEGRHKRQDELIAYVEENLSLVAKGLRTTADNYDNADLDADDTIRKAGGGLTRSAQ
- a CDS encoding YbaB/EbfC family nucleoid-associated protein — translated: MPDGGGLLDPDGAVQRLAAWKGRINQLAADTKAMSDRLQEVRVMLADINGLTEVTIDSTGALVDLRLGQRIHRVAPDVVARTIMDTIRAARRQLADRTQEIIADTVGTESAAARAVAERVGQQLRDADPPAAGSDDRYGRW
- a CDS encoding LysE family transporter, whose protein sequence is MTTAPQLLAFGGVIVLGAITAAWFFAVASLVAALRRLISRSAVRRAADGLSGVVLIGLGVRLALTTAR